One Streptosporangium sp. NBC_01495 DNA window includes the following coding sequences:
- a CDS encoding sugar phosphate nucleotidyltransferase: MKVVLFCGGYGTRMRTGTPGDAPKPMQLVGPRPLIWHVMRYYAHFGHTEFILCLGYGAHHIKDFFLNYQETTSNDFVLRGGRIELLSTDISDWSISFVQTGIASPIGERLRRVRDHLDGEEMFLANYADVLTDAPLPEIVDRFTRSGAGASMMVVPPSDTFHCIELGEHGTVGGITPVSEMPLWVNGGYFVLRQEIFDHIPVGGDLVADGCAELAKRGRLLAYPHRGYWRPTDTVKERVALDEAYSRGDRPWALWERERAPVSGLPVRGPVTVLEREHGPVLGQVPGYGAAAALEDGPAAVFEGGPAAVTVT, encoded by the coding sequence GTGAAGGTCGTCCTCTTCTGCGGCGGATACGGCACCAGGATGCGCACCGGCACCCCCGGTGACGCGCCCAAGCCCATGCAGCTCGTGGGACCCCGGCCGCTCATCTGGCATGTGATGCGCTACTACGCGCACTTCGGGCACACGGAGTTCATCCTCTGCCTGGGGTACGGCGCGCACCACATCAAGGACTTCTTCCTGAACTACCAGGAGACGACGTCCAACGACTTCGTCCTGCGCGGCGGCAGGATCGAGCTGCTGTCCACCGACATCTCCGACTGGTCGATCTCGTTCGTGCAGACCGGGATCGCGTCGCCGATCGGCGAGCGGCTGCGCCGGGTCCGCGACCATCTGGACGGCGAGGAGATGTTCCTGGCCAACTACGCCGACGTGCTCACCGACGCGCCGCTGCCGGAGATCGTCGACCGCTTCACCCGGTCGGGCGCGGGCGCGTCGATGATGGTGGTGCCACCCTCCGACACCTTCCACTGCATCGAGCTGGGAGAGCACGGCACGGTCGGCGGCATCACGCCGGTCAGCGAGATGCCGCTCTGGGTCAACGGCGGATACTTCGTGCTCCGCCAGGAGATCTTCGACCACATCCCGGTGGGCGGCGACCTGGTCGCGGACGGCTGCGCCGAACTGGCCAAGCGCGGCAGGCTGCTCGCTTACCCGCACCGCGGCTACTGGCGGCCCACCGACACGGTCAAGGAGCGGGTGGCCCTCGACGAGGCCTACTCGCGCGGCGACCGTCCCTGGGCGCTGTGGGAGCGCGAGCGGGCGCCGGTGTCCGGTCTGCCCGTACGCGGACCGGTGACGGTTCTGGAGCGCGAGCACGGGCCGGTGCTCGGACAGGTGCCCGGGTACGGGGCCGCGGCGGCGCTTGAGGATGGACCGGCTGCGGTGTTCGAGGGGGGACCGGCGGCGGTGACGGTCACGTGA
- a CDS encoding class I SAM-dependent methyltransferase encodes MTTCRLCGSTSLASVVDLGATPPCERFLTEGQLEEPEVTYPLHLRVCTGCWLAQIPPMITPEETFTEYAYFSSYSTSWVEHAREFVRGAADRLGLGAGSFVVEVASNDGYLLRHVVERGVRCLGIEPSENVGRAARDAGVPTVTAFLGPETGAAVRAEHGPADLVVANNVYAHIPDVIGFTRGLRALVADDGWVSIEVQHLLTLMEHNQYDTIYHEHFQYYTVASAQRALATGGLALVDVESLPTHGGSIRLWARPLEVVNEQGGQDGQGERVAALLAAEKAAGLHELSGYAEFGERVARVRRDLLGFLLDAAREGKTVAGYGAPGKGNTLLNHCGIRPDLLPFTVDRNPYKHGRFTPGTRVPILPPERLAEERPDYVLVLPWNLREELVGQLSFVHAWGGRLVFPIPNLEIVEVNP; translated from the coding sequence ATGACAACCTGCAGGCTGTGCGGCTCGACGAGTCTCGCCAGCGTCGTCGACCTCGGGGCGACACCGCCCTGCGAGCGGTTCCTCACCGAGGGGCAGCTGGAGGAGCCCGAGGTCACCTACCCGCTGCACCTGCGGGTCTGCACCGGCTGCTGGCTGGCGCAGATCCCGCCGATGATCACGCCGGAGGAGACCTTCACCGAGTACGCCTACTTCTCCTCGTACTCCACCTCGTGGGTGGAGCACGCGCGGGAGTTCGTGCGCGGGGCGGCCGACCGGCTCGGGCTGGGGGCCGGGTCGTTCGTGGTCGAGGTGGCCAGCAACGACGGATACCTGCTGCGGCACGTCGTCGAGCGGGGCGTCCGCTGCCTGGGCATCGAGCCGTCGGAGAACGTCGGCCGGGCGGCCAGGGACGCCGGGGTGCCGACCGTCACGGCGTTCCTCGGCCCGGAGACCGGTGCGGCGGTGCGCGCGGAGCACGGGCCCGCCGACCTGGTGGTGGCCAACAACGTCTACGCCCACATCCCGGACGTCATCGGGTTCACCCGGGGGCTGCGCGCCCTCGTGGCCGACGACGGCTGGGTCTCCATCGAGGTCCAGCACCTGCTCACGCTGATGGAGCACAACCAGTACGACACGATCTACCACGAGCACTTCCAGTACTACACGGTCGCCTCCGCCCAGCGCGCGCTGGCCACCGGCGGGCTCGCTCTCGTGGACGTCGAGTCGCTGCCCACGCACGGGGGCTCGATCCGCCTGTGGGCCAGGCCGCTGGAGGTCGTGAACGAGCAGGGCGGGCAGGACGGGCAGGGCGAGCGGGTGGCCGCGCTGCTCGCGGCCGAGAAGGCCGCCGGCCTGCACGAGCTGTCCGGGTACGCCGAGTTCGGCGAGAGGGTGGCGCGGGTGCGGCGGGACCTGCTGGGCTTCCTCCTCGACGCCGCCCGCGAGGGCAAAACCGTCGCCGGCTACGGGGCGCCGGGCAAGGGAAACACCCTGCTCAACCACTGCGGCATCCGGCCCGACCTGCTCCCCTTCACGGTCGACCGCAACCCGTACAAGCACGGCAGGTTCACCCCCGGCACGCGCGTACCGATCCTGCCGCCCGAGCGGCTCGCCGAGGAGCGGCCCGACTACGTGCTGGTCCTCCCGTGGAACCTCCGCGAGGAACTCGTCGGCCAGCTGTCCTTCGTGCACGCCTGGGGAGGCCGGCTGGTCTTCCCCATCCCCAATCTGGAGATCGTCGAGGTGAACCCGTGA
- the rfbD gene encoding dTDP-4-dehydrorhamnose reductase, with translation MTRWMITGASGMLGTELVARLRAEGQPVLAFRRHELDLRDTSAVHHLVEACRPDVVVNCAAWNAVDEAETREDEALAVNGTGVRALAEACGRVGARMIQPSSDYVFDGAALDPYPEDARPRPVNAYGRTKLAGERAVLEALPRGGYVVRTAWVYAATGHNFIRTMARLEGEGVAPGVVGDQFGQPTWAGDLAARIVDLAGSGAPPGVYHATNSGQTSWYGLAREIFTLLGADPVRVTEISSKDFPRPAPRPAYSVLGHDGWRRAGLPPMRHWREALRESRVLAAD, from the coding sequence ATGACCCGCTGGATGATCACCGGCGCCTCCGGCATGCTCGGAACCGAGCTCGTGGCCCGCCTGCGTGCCGAGGGGCAGCCCGTCCTCGCGTTCCGCAGGCACGAGCTGGACCTCCGCGACACGTCCGCCGTGCACCACCTGGTCGAGGCCTGCAGGCCCGACGTCGTGGTCAACTGCGCCGCGTGGAACGCCGTCGACGAGGCGGAGACGCGAGAGGACGAGGCACTCGCGGTCAACGGCACCGGGGTGCGCGCGCTCGCCGAGGCGTGCGGGCGCGTCGGCGCGCGGATGATCCAGCCCTCCAGCGACTACGTCTTCGACGGCGCCGCGCTGGACCCCTACCCCGAGGACGCGCGGCCCCGCCCGGTCAACGCGTACGGCAGGACCAAGCTCGCGGGTGAGCGCGCCGTGCTGGAGGCGCTGCCGCGCGGCGGCTACGTGGTGCGCACCGCCTGGGTGTACGCCGCGACCGGCCACAACTTCATCCGCACGATGGCCCGCCTGGAGGGGGAGGGAGTGGCCCCCGGCGTCGTCGGCGACCAGTTCGGCCAGCCCACCTGGGCCGGAGACCTGGCGGCGAGGATCGTCGACCTGGCCGGGAGCGGGGCGCCGCCCGGCGTCTACCACGCCACCAACTCGGGCCAGACGAGCTGGTACGGCCTGGCCAGGGAGATCTTCACGCTGCTCGGCGCCGATCCCGTCCGGGTGACGGAGATCTCCTCCAAGGACTTTCCGCGCCCCGCGCCCCGGCCCGCGTACAGCGTGCTGGGGCACGACGGCTGGCGCAGGGCCGGGCTGCCGCCGATGCGGCACTGGAGAGAGGCGCTGAGGGAGTCCCGTGTGCTCGCGGCGGACTAG